In Vanacampus margaritifer isolate UIUO_Vmar chromosome 18, RoL_Vmar_1.0, whole genome shotgun sequence, a genomic segment contains:
- the mrtfab gene encoding myocardin related transcription factor Ab isoform X5, which yields MLQPQADSMEVAGPGFSTHSPQSEAVTSELQELTLQPALTELRLQERKNVLQLKLQQRRTREELASQGIMPPLKSPAAFHEQRRSLERARTEDYLKRKIRSRPERSELVRMHILEGEETSAEPSLQAKQMQLKRARLADDLNDKISHRPGPIELVHKNILSVCPDQDSPPESPKGAGGESSSLDEDSSDALSPDQLANHDSPLSTAPQPSPSPSEAVVQNGDMSPTQFVMQPAPQPPPTPVANGSNSPPPLKVANGTIVASRSPFGQHKSHSKTSSDRPPLRSKKAKDNKPKVKKLKYHQYIPPDQKADKERPPLMDSSYAKLLQQQQLFLQLQILNQQQQHYNYHTILPAPPKPAPEQPLPTNPSPSPTRNVPTTPTTTPTSGNARQGQISLGGAKPTTLPANLDEFKVAELKQELKLRGLTVSGTKNDLIERLRNYQEQNGAPAAVSKNGVVQPIHQGAACAANTAPAAVADHQQAEGGLKTALSPLAQVFPGRILRFGSTSSSPPVSPSPSERSLAGLSPDETSCNGDMFGEMVSSPLTQLTLHPSPQHPSNTSPLYQPLSQLKEEGQSSCSLHRSSPGSVKPLESFSVVAMDSSSMDKDQMLQEKDKQIEELTRMLRQKQRLVETLRSQLELGKVAGVAASEREGSDKRTSDVKPQTLIKASAIELPVLPNGLLKVKQEAEPVEGMTGVVEEAQSKRVIQPMQCSQETLLRLQQINRLQVQQAEQLTHSRKVSEPKSNPPKQPEHKKESQILLQQQQQLQQLIIQQTQQKQLQAQQKLAQQNQLQQAQGKKNQTQHKSPVQLKRVQVQLHNQTVATQKPAVNQSQQRKQLKAQQRQQQHKQQTPTVSTQQVAPVFVNQQNSAQIHTQAISLDLLKAGGTLVTDTNGNHYLIALTSNTPDGQNRTPSQAKSNGRVTLQRLQSSPNKLTSTDSQSQKQKDSKGGEKTELHVDTNGIPPAVSCATAPPNLQPFFDDMSNSESQSNPISSFKTERVCPPYDRHTLFTPPSPKPNTSLPTQRSKGNAVNCQQMDDLFDILLKSGEIPGFKANPDPSLAPLHSDPPSPTSPPSPLHLSPPTPTSPLIAPPREPCTGGAHLEDFLQSSTLLGVEPSGGLALIDDLHSQMLSTAGILDHPPSPMDTSDLGFSPHSAGLDFGDAALDSMDWLDISMVGSSGSSGGNGVGGGGGSGEGGTSLTPLAPHTPPSVFSADFLDSTDLQLHLELCL from the exons CGCTAAAGAGCCCGGCAGCCTTTCATGAGCAGCGGCGGAGTCTGGAGCGTGCAAGG ACTGAAGACTATCTCAAGAGGAAGATCCGGAGTCGTCCCGAACGCTCTGAGCTGGTCAGGATGCACATTCTGGAGGGTGAGG AGACGTCAGCAGAGCCCTCCCTGCAGGCCAAACAGATGCAGCTGAAGAGAGCTCGACTTGCCGACGACCTCAACGACAAGATCTCTCACAGACCTGGCCCCATCGAACTGGTGCACAAGAACATCCTGTCCGTCTGCCCTGATCAGGACTCGCCACCTG AATCTCCAAAGGGAGCTGGTGGAGAGAGTTCCTCGTTGGACGAAGACAGCAGTGATGCGCTGTCACCCGACCAGCTCGCCAATCACGACTCTCCTCTGAGTACTGCCCCGCAGCCATCGCCCTCGCCCTCGGAAGCGGTCGTCCAGAATGGAGACATGTCCCCTACACAG TTTGTTATGCAGCCCGCTCCACAGCCTCCTCCAACTCCTGTGGCGAACGGGTCCAATTCACCCCCGCCCCTCAAAGTGGCAAACGGGACCATAGTAGCCTCCCGCTCACCCTTTGGGCAACACAAG TCTCACAGTAAGACAAGCTCTGACCGTCCTCCGCTGAGATCCAAGAAAGCAAAGGACAACAAACCCAAG GTGAAAAAGCTGAAATATCACCAGTACATCCCTCCGGACCAGAAGGCGGACAAGGAGCGTCCGCCTCTGATGGACTCTTCCTACGCCAAACTCCTCCAGCAACAGCAGCTCTTCTTGCAACTGCAGATTCTCAACCAGCAACAGCAGCACTACAACTACCACACCATCCTGCCCGCACCTCCAAA GCCAGCACCAGAGCAGCCCCTCCCGACGAACCCGAGCCCTTCCCCCACTCGCAATGTTCCCACGACCCCCACCACAACTCCAACAAGTGGAAATGCACGTCAGGGCCAAATTTCACTGGGAGGAGCCAAACCGACCACTTTGCCTGCCAACCTGGATGAGTTCAAA GTCGCCGAGTTAAAACAGGAACTGAAGTTGCGAGGTCTGACGGTCTCGGGCACCAAAAACGATCTCATCGAGAGGCTCCGCAACTACCAAGAGCAAAACGGCGCCCCTGCGGCCGTCTCGAAAAACGGCGTAGTGCAACCCATCCATCAGGGCGCCGCCTGTGCAGCTAACACGGCTCCGGCCGCAGTCGCCGACCACCAACAGGCTGAAGGGGGGTTGAAGACGGCTCTGTCCCCGCTGGCTCAAGTTTTTCCTGGTCGGATCCTGCGTTTTGGAAGCACCAGCTCCAGCCCGCCCGTGTCTCCTTCTCCATCTGAGCGCTCATTAGCAGGGCTGAGTCCAGATGAAACTAGCTGTAACGGAGACATGTTTGGGGAGATG gtgaGCTCCCCCCTGACTCAACTCACCCTCCATCCCTCTCCTCAGCACCCGTCCAACACCTCCCCTCTTTACCAACCGCTCAGCCAGCTCAAAGAAGAAGGCCAGAGCTCATGCAGCCTCCACAGGTCCTCACCTGGCTCGGTCAAGCCCCTGGAGTCTTTCTCTGTTGTAGCCATGGACTCATCCTCCATGGACAAAGACCAGATGCTGCAAGAGAAGGACAAACAGATTGAGGAGTTGACCCGGATGCTGAGGCAGAAGCAGAGGCTGGTGGAGACGCTCAGATCTCAGCTGGAACTGGGAAAGGTGGCAGGAGTGGCGGCATCAGAGCGGGAAGGAAGTGACAAGAGAACTTCAGATGTGAAACCTCAGACGCTCATTAAAGCATCCGCCATCGAGCTCCCCGTGCTTCCCAACGGCCTGTTGAAAGTGAAGCAGGAAGCTGAGCCTGTTGAAGGTATGACGGGAGTCGTGGAGGAGGCCCAAAGCAAAAGAGTCATCCAGCCTATGCAGTGCTCCCAGGAGACTCTGCTCAGACTCCAGCAAATTAATCGGCTGCAAGTCCAACAAGCGGAGCAGCTGACGCATTCTCGCAAAGTTTCGGAGCCAAAGTCCAACCCTCCAAAACAGCCCGAGCACAAAAAGGAATCCCAAATCCtgctccagcagcagcagcaactccAGCAGCTCATCATTCAGCAGACGCAGCAGAAGCAGCTGCAGGCCCAGCAGAAACTGGCACAGCAGAACCAGCTGCAACAAGCTCAAGGGAAGAAGAACCAAACGCAGCACAAGAGCCCGGTTCAGCTGAAGCGGGTCCAGGTGCAGCTCCACAACCAGACTGTGGCCACCCAGAAGCCTGCAGTCAACCAAAGCCAGCAGAGGAAGCAGCTGAAGGCTCAGCAacggcagcagcagcacaagcagcagacgCCCACTGTCAGCACTCAGCAG GTGGCGCCAGTTTTCGTCAACCAACAGAACAGCGCACAGATCCACACTCAAGCAATTTCGTTAGACCTCCTTAAGGCAGGCGGCACGCTGGTCACCGACACCAACGGCAACCACTACTTGATCGCCCTCACCAGCAACACGCCGGACGGTCAGAACCGAACACCCTCGCAGGCCAAAAGCAACGGGCGCGTCACGCTGCAG AGACTGCAGTCCAGTCCAAACAAGCTGACCAGCACTGACAGCCAATCACAAAAGCAGAAAGACAGCAAGGGG GGTGAGAAAACCGAGTTGCACGTGGACACCAACGGCATCCCGCCGGCCGTCTCGTGCGCCACCGCCCCCCCCAACCTGCAGCCTTTCTTCGACGACATGTCCAACAGCGAAAGCCAAAGCAACCCCATCTCCTCCTTCAAG ACAGAGCGGGTGTGCCCGCCTTATGACCGACACACTTTGTTTACTCCTCCCTCTCCCAAACCCAACACCTCTCTTCCTACACAGCGCTCCAAA GGGAATGCCGTCAATTGTCAGCAAATGGACGACCTTTTCGACATCCTGCTCAAAAGTGGAG AAATCCCAGGTTTTAAGGCCAACCCGGACCCGTCGCTCGCCCCTCTACACTCCGACCCGCCCTCGCCCACTTCCCCGCCGTCCCCTCTCCACCTCTCCCCTCCCACCCCTACCTCTCCCCTCATCGCCCCCCCGAGGGAGCCCTGCACGGGCGGAGCTCACCTGGAGGACTTCCTGCAGAGCTCCACGCTGCTCGGCGTGGAACCGAGCGGCGGCCTGGCGCTCATCGACGACCTCCACAGCCAAATGCTGAGCACTGCCGGCATCCTGGACCACCCGCCCTCCCCCATGGACACGTCCGACTTGGGCTTCTCGCCCCACTCGGCCGGGCTGGACTTCGGCGACGCCGCTCTGGACAGCATGGATTGGCTGGACATCTCCATGGTGGGGAGCTCCGGCTCCAGCGGCGGGAACGGCgtggggggaggaggaggaagcggagaaGGGGGGACCAGTCTGACCCCTCTGGCTCCACACACACCGCCGAGTGTCTTCTCTGCTGACTTCCTGGACAGCACGGACCTGCAGCTGCACTTGGAGTTGTGTCTGTAG
- the mrtfab gene encoding myocardin related transcription factor Ab isoform X4, producing MIMLDTNHCLSFEHSPLGSPPMGDDLDKAGVRMDHDRHVYHSLKEVLQLKLQQRRTREELASQGIMPPLKSPAAFHEQRRSLERARTEDYLKRKIRSRPERSELVRMHILEETSAEPSLQAKQMQLKRARLADDLNDKISHRPGPIELVHKNILSVCPDQDSPPESPKGAGGESSSLDEDSSDALSPDQLANHDSPLSTAPQPSPSPSEAVVQNGDMSPTQFVMQPAPQPPPTPVANGSNSPPPLKVANGTIVASRSPFGQHKSHSKTSSDRPPLRSKKAKDNKPKVKKLKYHQYIPPDQKADKERPPLMDSSYAKLLQQQQLFLQLQILNQQQQHYNYHTILPAPPKPAPEQPLPTNPSPSPTRNVPTTPTTTPTSGNARQGQISLGGAKPTTLPANLDEFKVAELKQELKLRGLTVSGTKNDLIERLRNYQEQNGAPAAVSKNGVVQPIHQGAACAANTAPAAVADHQQAEGGLKTALSPLAQVFPGRILRFGSTSSSPPVSPSPSERSLAGLSPDETSCNGDMFGEMVSSPLTQLTLHPSPQHPSNTSPLYQPLSQLKEEGQSSCSLHRSSPGSVKPLESFSVVAMDSSSMDKDQMLQEKDKQIEELTRMLRQKQRLVETLRSQLELGKVAGVAASEREGSDKRTSDVKPQTLIKASAIELPVLPNGLLKVKQEAEPVEGMTGVVEEAQSKRVIQPMQCSQETLLRLQQINRLQVQQAEQLTHSRKVSEPKSNPPKQPEHKKESQILLQQQQQLQQLIIQQTQQKQLQAQQKLAQQNQLQQAQGKKNQTQHKSPVQLKRVQVQLHNQTVATQKPAVNQSQQRKQLKAQQRQQQHKQQTPTVSTQQVAPVFVNQQNSAQIHTQAISLDLLKAGGTLVTDTNGNHYLIALTSNTPDGQNRTPSQAKSNGRVTLQRLQSSPNKLTSTDSQSQKQKDSKGVSQQIKKGEKTELHVDTNGIPPAVSCATAPPNLQPFFDDMSNSESQSNPISSFKTERVCPPYDRHTLFTPPSPKPNTSLPTQRSKGNAVNCQQMDDLFDILLKSGEIPGFKANPDPSLAPLHSDPPSPTSPPSPLHLSPPTPTSPLIAPPREPCTGGAHLEDFLQSSTLLGVEPSGGLALIDDLHSQMLSTAGILDHPPSPMDTSDLGFSPHSAGLDFGDAALDSMDWLDISMVGSSGSSGGNGVGGGGGSGEGGTSLTPLAPHTPPSVFSADFLDSTDLQLHLELCL from the exons CGCTAAAGAGCCCGGCAGCCTTTCATGAGCAGCGGCGGAGTCTGGAGCGTGCAAGG ACTGAAGACTATCTCAAGAGGAAGATCCGGAGTCGTCCCGAACGCTCTGAGCTGGTCAGGATGCACATTCTGGAGG AGACGTCAGCAGAGCCCTCCCTGCAGGCCAAACAGATGCAGCTGAAGAGAGCTCGACTTGCCGACGACCTCAACGACAAGATCTCTCACAGACCTGGCCCCATCGAACTGGTGCACAAGAACATCCTGTCCGTCTGCCCTGATCAGGACTCGCCACCTG AATCTCCAAAGGGAGCTGGTGGAGAGAGTTCCTCGTTGGACGAAGACAGCAGTGATGCGCTGTCACCCGACCAGCTCGCCAATCACGACTCTCCTCTGAGTACTGCCCCGCAGCCATCGCCCTCGCCCTCGGAAGCGGTCGTCCAGAATGGAGACATGTCCCCTACACAG TTTGTTATGCAGCCCGCTCCACAGCCTCCTCCAACTCCTGTGGCGAACGGGTCCAATTCACCCCCGCCCCTCAAAGTGGCAAACGGGACCATAGTAGCCTCCCGCTCACCCTTTGGGCAACACAAG TCTCACAGTAAGACAAGCTCTGACCGTCCTCCGCTGAGATCCAAGAAAGCAAAGGACAACAAACCCAAG GTGAAAAAGCTGAAATATCACCAGTACATCCCTCCGGACCAGAAGGCGGACAAGGAGCGTCCGCCTCTGATGGACTCTTCCTACGCCAAACTCCTCCAGCAACAGCAGCTCTTCTTGCAACTGCAGATTCTCAACCAGCAACAGCAGCACTACAACTACCACACCATCCTGCCCGCACCTCCAAA GCCAGCACCAGAGCAGCCCCTCCCGACGAACCCGAGCCCTTCCCCCACTCGCAATGTTCCCACGACCCCCACCACAACTCCAACAAGTGGAAATGCACGTCAGGGCCAAATTTCACTGGGAGGAGCCAAACCGACCACTTTGCCTGCCAACCTGGATGAGTTCAAA GTCGCCGAGTTAAAACAGGAACTGAAGTTGCGAGGTCTGACGGTCTCGGGCACCAAAAACGATCTCATCGAGAGGCTCCGCAACTACCAAGAGCAAAACGGCGCCCCTGCGGCCGTCTCGAAAAACGGCGTAGTGCAACCCATCCATCAGGGCGCCGCCTGTGCAGCTAACACGGCTCCGGCCGCAGTCGCCGACCACCAACAGGCTGAAGGGGGGTTGAAGACGGCTCTGTCCCCGCTGGCTCAAGTTTTTCCTGGTCGGATCCTGCGTTTTGGAAGCACCAGCTCCAGCCCGCCCGTGTCTCCTTCTCCATCTGAGCGCTCATTAGCAGGGCTGAGTCCAGATGAAACTAGCTGTAACGGAGACATGTTTGGGGAGATG gtgaGCTCCCCCCTGACTCAACTCACCCTCCATCCCTCTCCTCAGCACCCGTCCAACACCTCCCCTCTTTACCAACCGCTCAGCCAGCTCAAAGAAGAAGGCCAGAGCTCATGCAGCCTCCACAGGTCCTCACCTGGCTCGGTCAAGCCCCTGGAGTCTTTCTCTGTTGTAGCCATGGACTCATCCTCCATGGACAAAGACCAGATGCTGCAAGAGAAGGACAAACAGATTGAGGAGTTGACCCGGATGCTGAGGCAGAAGCAGAGGCTGGTGGAGACGCTCAGATCTCAGCTGGAACTGGGAAAGGTGGCAGGAGTGGCGGCATCAGAGCGGGAAGGAAGTGACAAGAGAACTTCAGATGTGAAACCTCAGACGCTCATTAAAGCATCCGCCATCGAGCTCCCCGTGCTTCCCAACGGCCTGTTGAAAGTGAAGCAGGAAGCTGAGCCTGTTGAAGGTATGACGGGAGTCGTGGAGGAGGCCCAAAGCAAAAGAGTCATCCAGCCTATGCAGTGCTCCCAGGAGACTCTGCTCAGACTCCAGCAAATTAATCGGCTGCAAGTCCAACAAGCGGAGCAGCTGACGCATTCTCGCAAAGTTTCGGAGCCAAAGTCCAACCCTCCAAAACAGCCCGAGCACAAAAAGGAATCCCAAATCCtgctccagcagcagcagcaactccAGCAGCTCATCATTCAGCAGACGCAGCAGAAGCAGCTGCAGGCCCAGCAGAAACTGGCACAGCAGAACCAGCTGCAACAAGCTCAAGGGAAGAAGAACCAAACGCAGCACAAGAGCCCGGTTCAGCTGAAGCGGGTCCAGGTGCAGCTCCACAACCAGACTGTGGCCACCCAGAAGCCTGCAGTCAACCAAAGCCAGCAGAGGAAGCAGCTGAAGGCTCAGCAacggcagcagcagcacaagcagcagacgCCCACTGTCAGCACTCAGCAG GTGGCGCCAGTTTTCGTCAACCAACAGAACAGCGCACAGATCCACACTCAAGCAATTTCGTTAGACCTCCTTAAGGCAGGCGGCACGCTGGTCACCGACACCAACGGCAACCACTACTTGATCGCCCTCACCAGCAACACGCCGGACGGTCAGAACCGAACACCCTCGCAGGCCAAAAGCAACGGGCGCGTCACGCTGCAG AGACTGCAGTCCAGTCCAAACAAGCTGACCAGCACTGACAGCCAATCACAAAAGCAGAAAGACAGCAAGGGGGTGAGTCAGCAAATCAAAAAG GGTGAGAAAACCGAGTTGCACGTGGACACCAACGGCATCCCGCCGGCCGTCTCGTGCGCCACCGCCCCCCCCAACCTGCAGCCTTTCTTCGACGACATGTCCAACAGCGAAAGCCAAAGCAACCCCATCTCCTCCTTCAAG ACAGAGCGGGTGTGCCCGCCTTATGACCGACACACTTTGTTTACTCCTCCCTCTCCCAAACCCAACACCTCTCTTCCTACACAGCGCTCCAAA GGGAATGCCGTCAATTGTCAGCAAATGGACGACCTTTTCGACATCCTGCTCAAAAGTGGAG AAATCCCAGGTTTTAAGGCCAACCCGGACCCGTCGCTCGCCCCTCTACACTCCGACCCGCCCTCGCCCACTTCCCCGCCGTCCCCTCTCCACCTCTCCCCTCCCACCCCTACCTCTCCCCTCATCGCCCCCCCGAGGGAGCCCTGCACGGGCGGAGCTCACCTGGAGGACTTCCTGCAGAGCTCCACGCTGCTCGGCGTGGAACCGAGCGGCGGCCTGGCGCTCATCGACGACCTCCACAGCCAAATGCTGAGCACTGCCGGCATCCTGGACCACCCGCCCTCCCCCATGGACACGTCCGACTTGGGCTTCTCGCCCCACTCGGCCGGGCTGGACTTCGGCGACGCCGCTCTGGACAGCATGGATTGGCTGGACATCTCCATGGTGGGGAGCTCCGGCTCCAGCGGCGGGAACGGCgtggggggaggaggaggaagcggagaaGGGGGGACCAGTCTGACCCCTCTGGCTCCACACACACCGCCGAGTGTCTTCTCTGCTGACTTCCTGGACAGCACGGACCTGCAGCTGCACTTGGAGTTGTGTCTGTAG
- the mrtfab gene encoding myocardin related transcription factor Ab isoform X6: MLQPQADSMEVAGPGFSTHSPQSEAVTSELQELTLQPALTELRLQERKNVLQLKLQQRRTREELASQGIMPPLKSPAAFHEQRRSLERARTEDYLKRKIRSRPERSELVRMHILEGEETSAEPSLQAKQMQLKRARLADDLNDKISHRPGPIELVHKNILSVCPDQDSPPESPKGAGGESSSLDEDSSDALSPDQLANHDSPLSTAPQPSPSPSEAVVQNGDMSPTQFVMQPAPQPPPTPVANGSNSPPPLKVANGTIVASRSPFGQHKSHSKTSSDRPPLRSKKAKDNKPKVKKLKYHQYIPPDQKADKERPPLMDSSYAKLLQQQQLFLQLQILNQQQQHYNYHTILPAPPKPAPEQPLPTNPSPSPTRNVPTTPTTTPTSGNARQGQISLGGAKPTTLPANLDEFKVAELKQELKLRGLTVSGTKNDLIERLRNYQEQNGAPAAVSKNGVVQPIHQGAACAANTAPAAVADHQQAEGGLKTALSPLAQVFPGRILRFGSTSSSPPVSPSPSERSLAGLSPDETSCNGDMFGEMVSSPLTQLTLHPSPQHPSNTSPLYQPLSQLKEEGQSSCSLHRSSPGSVKPLESFSVVAMDSSSMDKDQMLQEKDKQIEELTRMLRQKQRLVETLRSQLELGKVAGVAASEREGSDKRTSDVKPQTLIKASAIELPVLPNGLLKVKQEAEPVEGMTGVVEEAQSKRVIQPMQCSQETLLRLQQINRLQVQQAEQLTHSRKVSEPKSNPPKQPEHKKESQILLQQQQQLQQLIIQQTQQKQLQAQQKLAQQNQLQQAQGKKNQTQHKSPVQLKRVQVQLHNQTVATQKPAVNQSQQRKQLKAQQRQQQHKQQTPTVSTQQVAPVFVNQQNSAQIHTQAISLDLLKAGGTLVTDTNGNHYLIALTSNTPDGQNRTPSQAKSNGRVTLQRLQSSPNKLTSTDSQSQKQKDSKGVSQQIKKGEKTELHVDTNGIPPAVSCATAPPNLQPFFDDMSNSESQSNPISSFKGNAVNCQQMDDLFDILLKSGEIPGFKANPDPSLAPLHSDPPSPTSPPSPLHLSPPTPTSPLIAPPREPCTGGAHLEDFLQSSTLLGVEPSGGLALIDDLHSQMLSTAGILDHPPSPMDTSDLGFSPHSAGLDFGDAALDSMDWLDISMVGSSGSSGGNGVGGGGGSGEGGTSLTPLAPHTPPSVFSADFLDSTDLQLHLELCL, from the exons CGCTAAAGAGCCCGGCAGCCTTTCATGAGCAGCGGCGGAGTCTGGAGCGTGCAAGG ACTGAAGACTATCTCAAGAGGAAGATCCGGAGTCGTCCCGAACGCTCTGAGCTGGTCAGGATGCACATTCTGGAGGGTGAGG AGACGTCAGCAGAGCCCTCCCTGCAGGCCAAACAGATGCAGCTGAAGAGAGCTCGACTTGCCGACGACCTCAACGACAAGATCTCTCACAGACCTGGCCCCATCGAACTGGTGCACAAGAACATCCTGTCCGTCTGCCCTGATCAGGACTCGCCACCTG AATCTCCAAAGGGAGCTGGTGGAGAGAGTTCCTCGTTGGACGAAGACAGCAGTGATGCGCTGTCACCCGACCAGCTCGCCAATCACGACTCTCCTCTGAGTACTGCCCCGCAGCCATCGCCCTCGCCCTCGGAAGCGGTCGTCCAGAATGGAGACATGTCCCCTACACAG TTTGTTATGCAGCCCGCTCCACAGCCTCCTCCAACTCCTGTGGCGAACGGGTCCAATTCACCCCCGCCCCTCAAAGTGGCAAACGGGACCATAGTAGCCTCCCGCTCACCCTTTGGGCAACACAAG TCTCACAGTAAGACAAGCTCTGACCGTCCTCCGCTGAGATCCAAGAAAGCAAAGGACAACAAACCCAAG GTGAAAAAGCTGAAATATCACCAGTACATCCCTCCGGACCAGAAGGCGGACAAGGAGCGTCCGCCTCTGATGGACTCTTCCTACGCCAAACTCCTCCAGCAACAGCAGCTCTTCTTGCAACTGCAGATTCTCAACCAGCAACAGCAGCACTACAACTACCACACCATCCTGCCCGCACCTCCAAA GCCAGCACCAGAGCAGCCCCTCCCGACGAACCCGAGCCCTTCCCCCACTCGCAATGTTCCCACGACCCCCACCACAACTCCAACAAGTGGAAATGCACGTCAGGGCCAAATTTCACTGGGAGGAGCCAAACCGACCACTTTGCCTGCCAACCTGGATGAGTTCAAA GTCGCCGAGTTAAAACAGGAACTGAAGTTGCGAGGTCTGACGGTCTCGGGCACCAAAAACGATCTCATCGAGAGGCTCCGCAACTACCAAGAGCAAAACGGCGCCCCTGCGGCCGTCTCGAAAAACGGCGTAGTGCAACCCATCCATCAGGGCGCCGCCTGTGCAGCTAACACGGCTCCGGCCGCAGTCGCCGACCACCAACAGGCTGAAGGGGGGTTGAAGACGGCTCTGTCCCCGCTGGCTCAAGTTTTTCCTGGTCGGATCCTGCGTTTTGGAAGCACCAGCTCCAGCCCGCCCGTGTCTCCTTCTCCATCTGAGCGCTCATTAGCAGGGCTGAGTCCAGATGAAACTAGCTGTAACGGAGACATGTTTGGGGAGATG gtgaGCTCCCCCCTGACTCAACTCACCCTCCATCCCTCTCCTCAGCACCCGTCCAACACCTCCCCTCTTTACCAACCGCTCAGCCAGCTCAAAGAAGAAGGCCAGAGCTCATGCAGCCTCCACAGGTCCTCACCTGGCTCGGTCAAGCCCCTGGAGTCTTTCTCTGTTGTAGCCATGGACTCATCCTCCATGGACAAAGACCAGATGCTGCAAGAGAAGGACAAACAGATTGAGGAGTTGACCCGGATGCTGAGGCAGAAGCAGAGGCTGGTGGAGACGCTCAGATCTCAGCTGGAACTGGGAAAGGTGGCAGGAGTGGCGGCATCAGAGCGGGAAGGAAGTGACAAGAGAACTTCAGATGTGAAACCTCAGACGCTCATTAAAGCATCCGCCATCGAGCTCCCCGTGCTTCCCAACGGCCTGTTGAAAGTGAAGCAGGAAGCTGAGCCTGTTGAAGGTATGACGGGAGTCGTGGAGGAGGCCCAAAGCAAAAGAGTCATCCAGCCTATGCAGTGCTCCCAGGAGACTCTGCTCAGACTCCAGCAAATTAATCGGCTGCAAGTCCAACAAGCGGAGCAGCTGACGCATTCTCGCAAAGTTTCGGAGCCAAAGTCCAACCCTCCAAAACAGCCCGAGCACAAAAAGGAATCCCAAATCCtgctccagcagcagcagcaactccAGCAGCTCATCATTCAGCAGACGCAGCAGAAGCAGCTGCAGGCCCAGCAGAAACTGGCACAGCAGAACCAGCTGCAACAAGCTCAAGGGAAGAAGAACCAAACGCAGCACAAGAGCCCGGTTCAGCTGAAGCGGGTCCAGGTGCAGCTCCACAACCAGACTGTGGCCACCCAGAAGCCTGCAGTCAACCAAAGCCAGCAGAGGAAGCAGCTGAAGGCTCAGCAacggcagcagcagcacaagcagcagacgCCCACTGTCAGCACTCAGCAG GTGGCGCCAGTTTTCGTCAACCAACAGAACAGCGCACAGATCCACACTCAAGCAATTTCGTTAGACCTCCTTAAGGCAGGCGGCACGCTGGTCACCGACACCAACGGCAACCACTACTTGATCGCCCTCACCAGCAACACGCCGGACGGTCAGAACCGAACACCCTCGCAGGCCAAAAGCAACGGGCGCGTCACGCTGCAG AGACTGCAGTCCAGTCCAAACAAGCTGACCAGCACTGACAGCCAATCACAAAAGCAGAAAGACAGCAAGGGGGTGAGTCAGCAAATCAAAAAG GGTGAGAAAACCGAGTTGCACGTGGACACCAACGGCATCCCGCCGGCCGTCTCGTGCGCCACCGCCCCCCCCAACCTGCAGCCTTTCTTCGACGACATGTCCAACAGCGAAAGCCAAAGCAACCCCATCTCCTCCTTCAAG GGGAATGCCGTCAATTGTCAGCAAATGGACGACCTTTTCGACATCCTGCTCAAAAGTGGAG AAATCCCAGGTTTTAAGGCCAACCCGGACCCGTCGCTCGCCCCTCTACACTCCGACCCGCCCTCGCCCACTTCCCCGCCGTCCCCTCTCCACCTCTCCCCTCCCACCCCTACCTCTCCCCTCATCGCCCCCCCGAGGGAGCCCTGCACGGGCGGAGCTCACCTGGAGGACTTCCTGCAGAGCTCCACGCTGCTCGGCGTGGAACCGAGCGGCGGCCTGGCGCTCATCGACGACCTCCACAGCCAAATGCTGAGCACTGCCGGCATCCTGGACCACCCGCCCTCCCCCATGGACACGTCCGACTTGGGCTTCTCGCCCCACTCGGCCGGGCTGGACTTCGGCGACGCCGCTCTGGACAGCATGGATTGGCTGGACATCTCCATGGTGGGGAGCTCCGGCTCCAGCGGCGGGAACGGCgtggggggaggaggaggaagcggagaaGGGGGGACCAGTCTGACCCCTCTGGCTCCACACACACCGCCGAGTGTCTTCTCTGCTGACTTCCTGGACAGCACGGACCTGCAGCTGCACTTGGAGTTGTGTCTGTAG